One Ostrinia nubilalis chromosome 4, ilOstNubi1.1, whole genome shotgun sequence DNA window includes the following coding sequences:
- the LOC135071513 gene encoding THUMP domain-containing protein 1 homolog translates to MGDTRKKKKFYFRKRRNKYFLEPGFRGFFCTCNFREKECVKEVYNLLNEYAGKLYPDLGADQVPAEPAVSSAPPDDDRTDSESEDDTDIGDLLKREVDSMKKSSQKSLKHKRFQVVETGASNCIFIKTNLPSPEEVATAIIKDLYTTRVQKTRHVMRMLPIMATCKANLPDIMECAGKLFDRFFLKQGSSFAVIFNKRFNSSVSRDMIIKELAEMVVMKNADNKADLKNPTLCIIVEIIKGICLMSVVENYFTYKKYNLHELTKEESTNDCEETQAKKFKSNSQSEEQGVTQ, encoded by the coding sequence ATGGGCGACACacgaaagaagaagaagttttaCTTTAGAAAACGAAGAAACAAATATTTCTTGGAACCCGGCTTCAGGGGATTCTTCTGCACGTGTAACTTCAGAGAAAAAGAATGCGTGAAAGAAGTTTACAATCTGCTGAACGAGTACGCGGGGAAGTTGTATCCAGATCTGGGGGCGGACCAGGTGCCCGCCGAGCCTGCCGTGTCGTCCGCGCCGCCAGACGACGACCGCACCGACAGTGAATCCGAAGACGACACCGACATCGGAGATTTACTGAAACGTGAAGTAGATTCCATGAAAAAAAGCTCACAGAAGTCTCTCAAGCACAAACGATTTCAAGTGGTGGAGACTGGAGCttcaaattgcatttttattaaGACAAATCTACCTAGTCCTGAAGAAGTTGCCACAGCTATCATCAAAGATTTATATACGACGCGGGTCCAAAAGACGCGGCATGTTATGCGAATGCTGCCCATCATGGCCACTTGCAAAGCGAACTTGCCGGACATTATGGAGTGTGCAGGGAAGCTTTTTGATAGGTTCTTTTTAAAGCAAGGCTCTTCGTTTGCTGTTATCTTTAACAAACGATTTAACAGCAGCGTCTCCCGGGACATGATTATCAAGGAACTGGCTGAGATGGTTGTCATGAAAAATGCAGACAACAAGGCTGACTTGAAGAATCCCACTCTTTGTATTATAGTTGAAATAATTAAAGGCATTTGCTTAATGAGTGTCGTGGAGAATTACTTCACATATAAGAAGTATAATTTACACGAATTAACTAAAGAGGAATCGACCAATGACTGTGAAGAAACGCAAGCGAAAAAATTTAAGAGCAATTCGCAATCGGAGGAACAAGGTGTGACTCAGTAA